A stretch of the Vitis vinifera cultivar Pinot Noir 40024 chromosome 16, ASM3070453v1 genome encodes the following:
- the LOC100217471 gene encoding stilbene synthase 3 (The RefSeq protein has 2 substitutions compared to this genomic sequence), which produces MASVEEFRNAQRAKGPATILAIGTATPDHCVYQSDYADYYFRVTKSEHMTELKKKFNRICDKSMIKKRYIHLTEEMLEEHPNIGAYMAPSLNIRQEIITAEVPKLGKEAALKALKEWGQPKSKITHLVFCTTSGVEMPGADYKLANLLGLETSVRRVMLYHQGCYAGGTVLRTAKDLAENNAGARVLVVCSEITVVTFRGPSEDALDSLVGQALFGDGSAAVIVGSDPDVSIERPLFQLVSAAQTFIPNSAGAIAGNLREVGLTFHLWPNVPTLISENVEKCLTQAFDPLGISDWNSLFWIAHPGGPAILDAVEAKLNLDKKKLEATRHVLSEYGNMSSACVLFILDEMRKKSHKGEKATTGEGLDWGVLFGFGPGLTIETVVLHSIPMVTN; this is translated from the exons ATGGCTTCAGTCGAGGAAATCAGAAATGCTCAACGTGCCAAGGGTCCGGCCACCATCCTAGCCATTGGCACAGCTACCCCCGACCACTGTGTCTACCAGTCTGATTATGCTGATTACTATTTCAGGGTCACTAAGAGCGAGCACATGACTGAGTTGAAGAAGAAGTTCAATCGCATAT GTGACAAATCAATGATCAAGAAGCGTTATATTCATTTGACGGAAGAAATGCTTGAGGAGCACCCAAACATTGGGGCTTATATGGCTCCATCTCTTAACATACGCCAAGAGATTATCACTGTTGAGGTACCCAAACTTGGGAAGGAAGCAGCATTGAAGGCTCTTAAGGAGTGGGGTCAACCCAAATCAAAGATCACCCATCTTGTATTTTGTACCACCTCGGGTGTAGAAATGCCTGGTGCAGATTATAAACTCGCTAATCTCTTAGGCCTCGAAACATCGGTTAGAAGAGTGATGTTGTACCATCAAGGGTGCTATGCAGGTGGAACTGTCCTTAGAACAGCTAAGGATCTTGCAGAGAATAATGCAGGAGCAAGAGTTCTTGTGGTGTGCTCTGAGATCACAGTTGTTACATTTCGTGGCCCTTCCGAAGATGCTTTGGACTCTTTAGTTGGCCAAGCCCTTTTTGGTGATGGGTCTGCAGCTGTAATTGTAGGATCAGATCCAGATGTCTCAATTGAACGACCACTCTTCCAGCTTGTCTCAGCAGCCCAAACATTTATTCCTAATTCTGCAGGTGCAATTGCAGGAAACTTACGTGAGGTGGGACTCACCTTTCATTTGTGGCCCAATGTGCCCACTTTAATTTCTGAGAACGTAGAGAAATGTTTGACTCAGGCTTTTGACCCACTTGGTATTAGCGATTGGAACTCGTTATTTTGGATTGCTCACCCAGGTGGCCCTGCAATTCTTGATGCAGTTGAAGCAAAACTCAATTTAGATAAAAAGAAACTTGAAGCAACGAGGCATGTGCTAAGTGAGTATGGAAACATGTCAAGTGCATGTGTGTTGTTTATTTTGGATGAGATGAGAAAGAAATCCCATAAGGGGGAGAAGGCCACCACAGGTGAAGGATTGGATTGGGGAGTATTATTCGGTTTTGGACCAGGCTTGACTATTGAAACTGTTGTGTTGCATAGCATTCCTATGGTTACAAATTAA
- the LOC100242903 gene encoding stilbene synthase 4 — MASVDEIRNAQRAKGPATVLAIGTATPDNCLYQSDFADYYFRVTKSEHMTELKKKFNRICDKSMIKKRYIHLTEEMLEEHPNIGAYMAPSLNIRQEIITTEVPKLGKEAALKALKEWGQPISKITHLVFCTTSGVEMPGADYKLANLLGLEPSVRRVMLYHQGCYAGGTVLRTAKDLAENNAGARVLVVCSEITVVTFRGPSESALDSLVGQALFGDGSAAMIIGSDPDISIERPLFQLVSAAQTFIPNTQGAIAGNLREVGLTFHLWPNVPTLISENIEKCLTQAFDPLGISDWNSLFWIAHPGGPAILDAVEAKLSLDKQKLNATRHILSEYGNMSSACVLFILDEMRKKSLKEGKTTTGEGLDWGVLFGFGPGLTIETVVLHSICMDSN; from the exons ATGGCGTCTGTGGACGAAATTAGAAATGCTCAGCGTGCCAAGGGTCCGGCCACCGTTCTAGCCATTGGCACAGCTACACCGGACAACTGTCTGTATCAGTCTGATTTCGCTGATTACTATTTTCGGGTCACTAAGAGCGAGCACATGACCGAGCTTAAGAAGAAGTTCAACCGCATTT GTGACAAATCAATGATCAAGAAGCGTTATATTCATTTGACGGAAGAAATGCTTGAGGAGCACCCAAACATTGGTGCTTATATGGCTCCATCTCTTAACATACGCCAAGAGATTATCACTACTGAGGTACCCAAGCTTGGTAAGGAAGCAGCATTGAAGGCTCTAAAAGAGTGGGGTCAACCTATATCGAAGATCACCCACCTTGTATTTTGTACCACCTCGGGTGTAGAAATGCCTGGTGCAGATTATAAACTTGCTAATCTTTTAGGCCTCGAACCATCCGTCAGAAGAGTGATGTTGTACCATCAAGGGTGCTATGCAGGTGGAACTGTCCTTAGAACCGCTAAGGATCTTGCGGAGAATAATGCAGGAGCACGAGTTCTTGTGGTATGCTCTGAGATCACTGTTGTTACATTCCGTGGGCCTTCTGAATCCGCTTTGGACTCTTTAGTTGGCCAAGCCCTTTTTGGTGATGGGTCTGCAGCTATGATCATTGGATCAGATCCAGATATCTCAATTGAACGACCACTCTTTCAACTTGTCTCAGCTGCCCAAACATTCATCCCCAATACCCAAGGTGCTATTGCAGGCAACTTACGTGAAGTGGGTCTCACTTTTCATTTATGGCCTAATGTGCCTACTTTAATTTCTGAGAACATAGAGAAATGTTTGACTCAAGCTTTTGACCCACTTGGTATTAGTGATTGGAACTCGTTATTTTGGATTGCTCACCCAGGTGGCCCTGCAATTCTTGACGCGGTTGAAGCAAAACTCAGTTTAGATAAGCAAAAACTCAATGCAACAAGGCATATTCTAAGTGAATATGGAAACATGTCAAGTGCATGTGTGTTGTTTATCTTGGATGAGATGAGAAAGAAATCGCTTAAGGAAGGAAAAACAACTACAGGCGAAGGATTGGATTGGGGTGTTTTGTTTGGCTTTGGACCAGGCCTAACCATCGAGACTGTTGTGCTGCATAGCATTTGTATGGATTCAAACTAA
- the LOC100253166 gene encoding stilbene synthase 1 gives MASVEEFRNAQRAKGPATILAIGTATPDHCVYQSDYADYYFRVTKSEHMTELKKKFNRICDKSMIKKRYIHLTEEMLEEHPNIGAYMAPSLNIRQEIITAEVPRLGRDAALKALKEWGQPKSKITHLVFCTTSGVEMPGADYKLANLLGLETSVRRVMLYHQGCYAGGTVLRTAKDLAENNAGARVLVVCSEITVVTFRGPSEDALDSLVGQALFGDGSSAVIVGSDPDVSIERPLFQLVSAAQTFIPNSAGAIAGNLREVGLTFHLWPNVPTLISENIEKCLTQAFDPLGISDWNSLFWIAHPGGPAILDAVEAKLNLEKKKLEATRHVLSEYGNMSSACVLFILDEMRKKSLKGEKATTGEGLDWGVLFGFGPGLTIETVVLHSVPPVTN, from the exons ATGGCTTCAGTTGAGGAATTTAGAAACGCTCAACGTGCCAAGGGTCCGGCCACTATCCTAGCCATTGGCACAGCTACTCCTGACCACTGTGTCTACCAGTCTGATTATGCTGATTACTATTTCAGGGTCACTAAGAGCGAGCACATGACTGAGTTGAAGAAGAAGTTCAATCGCATAT GTGACAAATCAATGATCAAGAAGCGTTACATTCACTTGACCGAAGAAATGCTTGAGGAGCACCCAAACATTGGTGCTTATATGGCTCCATCTCTTAACATACGCCAAGAGATTATCACTGCTGAGGTACCTAGACTTGGTAGGGATGCAGCATTGAAGGCTCTTAAAGAGTGGGGCCAACCAAAGTCCAAGATCACCCATCTTGTATTTTGTACAACCTCCGGTGTAGAAATGCCCGGTGCAGATTACAAACTCGCTAATCTCTTAGGTCTTGAAACATCCGTTAGAAGGGTGATGTTGTACCATCAAGGGTGCTATGCAGGTGGAACTGTCCTTCGAACTGCTAAGGATCTTGCAGAAAATAATGCAGGAGCACGAGTTCTTGTGGTGTGCTCTGAGATCACTGTTGTTACATTCCGTGGCCCTTCCGAAGATGCTTTGGACTCTTTAGTTGGCCAAGCCCTTTTTGGTGATGGGTCTTCTGCTGTGATTGTTGGATCAGATCCAGATGTCTCGATTGAACGACCACTCTTCCAACTTGTTTCAGCAGCCCAAACATTTATTCCTAATTCAGCAGGAGCCATTGCCGGAAACTTACGTGAGGTGGGGCTCACCTTTCATTTGTGGCCCAATGTGCCTACTTTGATTTCTGAGAACATAGAGAAATGCTTGACCCAGGCTTTTGACCCACTTGGTATTAGTGATTGGAACTCGTTATTTTGGATTGCTCACCCAGGTGGCCCTGCAATTCTCGATGCAGTTGAAGCAAAACTcaatttagagaaaaagaaactcGAAGCAACTAGGCATGTGTTAAGTGAGTACGGTAACATGTCAAGTGCATGTGTGTTGTTTATTCTGGATGAGATGAGAAAGAAATCCTTGAAGGGGGAAAAGGCTACCACAGGTGAAGGATTGGATTGGGGAGTATTATTTGGTTTTGGGCCGGGCTTGACCATCGAAACTGTTGTGCTGCATAGCGTTCCTCCAGTTACaaattaa